The Benincasa hispida cultivar B227 chromosome 11, ASM972705v1, whole genome shotgun sequence genome has a segment encoding these proteins:
- the LOC120091397 gene encoding probable aquaporin PIP1-4: MEVEREEEDVRVGANRFEERQAMGTAARKDYREPAPAPLFEGGELRSWSFYRAGIAEFVGSLLFLYVSVLTIMGVARAPNKCSTVGAQGIAWAFGGIIFVLVYCTAGISGGHINPAVTFGLLLGRKLSLTRAVFYIIMQCLGAICGAAVVKSFENGPFERLGGGANTVNGGYSTTAALGSEIVGTFLLVYTVFSATDAKRNARDSHVPMLAPLPIGFAVFLVHLATIPITGTGINPARSLGAALIYNRHQGWHDHWVFWAGPLIGAALAALYHQTVIRAIPFKSK; this comes from the exons ATGGAGGtcgagagagaagaagaagatgtgaGAGTGGGAGCGAACAGGTTCGAAGAGAGGCAGGCGATGGGGACGGCAGCTCGGAAGGACTACCGAGAGCCAGCCCCGGCGCCACTGTTCGAGGGCGGAGAGTTAAGGTCATGGTCATTCTACAGGGCTGGGATTGCAGAGTTTGTAGGGAGTTTGTTGTTTCTTTATGTGAGTGTATTGACAATAATGGGTGTGGCCAGAGCTCCAAATAAGTGCTCTACTGTTGGAGCCCAAGGCATTGCTTGGGCCTTTGGTGGAATCATCTTTGTTCTTGTCTATTGCACTGCTGGTATTTCAG GTGGTCATATAAACCCAGCAGTCACATTCGGGCTACTACTGGGAAGGAAGCTATCGCTTACAAGGGCAGTGTTTTACATTATAATGCAGTGCCTTGGCGCCATCTGCGGCGCCGCCGTCGTCAAATCCTTCGAAAACGGCCCTTTCGAAAGGCTCGGTGGCGGCGCCAACACCGTTAATGGAGGCTATTCTACAACAGCTGCCCTTGGATCTGAGATCGTCGGTACATTTCTGCTTGTTTACACCGTCTTTTCAGCCACCGATGCCAAGCGAAATGCCCGAGATTCCCACGTTCCT ATGTTGGCTCCTCTTCCGATTGGGTTTGCAGTGTTTTTGGTGCATTTAGCCACCATTCCGATCACCGGAACTGGCATTAATCCGGCGAGAAGCCTCGGTGCCGCCCTTATTTACAACCGCCACCAAGGCTGGCATGACCAC TGGGTGTTCTGGGCAGGGCCGTTGATCGGGGCTGCACTTGCGGCTCTTTACCATCAGACGGTGATCAGAGCCATCCCATTCAAGTCCAAATGA